From the Pectobacterium carotovorum genome, one window contains:
- a CDS encoding ABC transporter permease subunit encodes MSEPLYCRTCATFNQTQRPRYGMLIPLLSRLLTLAGIVVLIGMLPWLSGQDPALALLRARSGDQEATAETLNAIRHSLGLDQGPLQLLLNWLTGLLHGDAGNSWVSGRPVLPGMLQAAGVSLTLMTSSALVAFTLAAILCAPTFRQGLRGQVHRSGGLFAALFTALPEFLLASFLLIVGAVWLQWFPPYGWLGLHYAVLPSLALGIPAGGYLGRIISDALSATFSENWLTTWSVAGVGRRHVALAVLKRTLPSVMPLVGLVLVSLTGGAIAVEKVFAIPGLGRATLGAAAAQDLPALQVGVLILLLIASLAGMAASGVRLLILGRALRSGAMPVPEERGSPVSRHAIWLPVICVLLLALLLLAGLPRDPYTSTFLRLQPPSLLLPFGADAMGRDLLARVAHGTLNTCLLALVVSLACLAIGLLVGLFPRLLTGPIEVTNALPPVIAGLLVAAVNGPTATGAAIAVIAVSWAPLAAHTAALVAEVNARPYIRMLPILGVGPIRRSLFYILPALIGPLFRHAMLRLPGIALALASLGFLGLGASPPTPEWGRVLAEGMPYIERAFWGVLAPAAALGVLSILAVSAANLSGRHKH; translated from the coding sequence ATGAGCGAACCGCTATATTGCCGCACCTGTGCGACCTTCAACCAGACGCAACGTCCGCGATACGGCATGCTGATTCCGCTGCTGTCACGGCTGCTGACGCTGGCGGGGATTGTGGTGCTGATTGGTATGCTGCCGTGGTTGTCCGGTCAGGATCCCGCGCTGGCACTGCTGCGTGCCCGTTCCGGCGATCAGGAAGCGACGGCGGAAACGCTAAACGCGATTCGTCATTCTCTCGGGCTGGATCAAGGCCCGCTGCAACTGCTGTTGAACTGGCTGACGGGTTTATTACACGGCGATGCGGGCAATTCCTGGGTGTCTGGCCGACCGGTACTTCCGGGGATGTTGCAGGCGGCGGGCGTATCGCTCACGCTGATGACCTCCTCAGCGCTGGTCGCCTTCACGCTGGCGGCCATACTGTGCGCGCCTACTTTTCGCCAAGGGTTGCGCGGTCAGGTTCATCGTTCAGGCGGCCTGTTTGCCGCCTTATTTACCGCACTGCCCGAATTTCTGCTGGCATCGTTTTTGCTCATTGTCGGTGCCGTCTGGTTACAGTGGTTCCCACCTTATGGCTGGCTGGGCTTGCACTATGCGGTGCTCCCGTCTCTGGCGCTCGGTATTCCGGCAGGCGGCTACCTTGGCCGGATTATTTCCGATGCGCTATCCGCCACTTTCAGCGAAAACTGGCTAACCACCTGGAGCGTGGCGGGCGTGGGCCGTCGTCATGTCGCACTGGCGGTGCTGAAACGCACGTTGCCCAGCGTCATGCCGTTAGTCGGGTTGGTGCTGGTCTCGTTAACCGGCGGTGCCATCGCCGTCGAAAAAGTGTTCGCGATTCCCGGTCTGGGGCGCGCGACGCTGGGTGCCGCAGCAGCACAGGATCTGCCCGCCTTGCAAGTCGGCGTGCTGATTCTCTTACTCATCGCCTCGCTGGCTGGCATGGCCGCCAGCGGCGTACGGCTACTGATTCTCGGACGTGCGCTGCGGAGTGGAGCGATGCCCGTGCCGGAAGAGCGCGGCAGCCCCGTGTCTCGCCATGCCATCTGGCTACCGGTTATCTGCGTGCTACTGCTGGCGCTGCTGTTGCTGGCTGGCTTGCCGCGCGATCCCTATACTTCCACTTTTCTGCGCCTGCAACCGCCGTCGTTGCTGCTGCCTTTTGGCGCGGACGCGATGGGGCGTGATTTGCTGGCACGCGTCGCACACGGCACGCTAAATACCTGTCTGCTGGCACTGGTCGTCTCGCTGGCCTGTCTGGCAATAGGGCTGTTGGTGGGGCTGTTCCCGCGTCTGCTCACCGGCCCCATTGAAGTGACTAACGCCCTGCCGCCGGTGATTGCCGGGCTGCTGGTTGCCGCCGTCAATGGTCCGACGGCAACGGGTGCAGCTATTGCCGTCATTGCCGTCAGCTGGGCACCGCTGGCTGCCCACACCGCGGCGCTGGTCGCCGAGGTCAATGCACGCCCTTATATTCGGATGCTGCCGATTCTCGGCGTGGGCCCGATACGGCGTAGCCTGTTCTATATTCTGCCGGCGCTGATTGGCCCGCTTTTCCGTCACGCGATGCTGCGACTGCCTGGCATCGCGCTGGCGCTGGCATCGCTCGGATTTTTAGGTCTGGGTGCCTCCCCGCCGACACCGGAATGGGGACGCGTGCTGGCAGAAGGGATGCCGTATATCGAACGTGCCTTCTGGGGCGTGTTAGCACCAGCGGCTGCACTCGGCGTGCTGTCGATACTCGCTGTAAGTGCAGCGAACCTCTCCGGTCGCCACAAGCACTAA
- a CDS encoding ABC transporter substrate-binding protein — protein sequence MNMRNLLWPVSGLLSATLLLSGCFNEPEEKHTSHHDGRIKLAMLQPPRSGLTPLSDDAFKLSRWSTAETLVVLDTLGEAQPALATKWQQIDDKSWRFELRPNVHFHDNTTLNAATVVNALTVASTAAPKPRILDGVQLTVKADGDNAVIVSTAKADPLLPQRLSSPQLAILSTAAYGKNGVVNPINTGSGPFVLRSVTGTSSAVLDRFDGYWGEKSLASGIDVSFVSDGAARAAALRTGTADIVEAIPVSQAPLLDQSLVHEVPMPRTNTLYLNTRHGVMHDPAMRAAVRDAINRQQLVDNVYEKRADIAQGLLGPALPWAAELRQPVANPVKAGTPAGATITLATFSDRAELPEVAVYLAQQLTAAGFTVKQVVREYAQIESDALAGKFDAFILSRATVLDSGDPVAYLYSDFACEGSFNIAQLCRPDIDQALQKAATIPAGVARRQAIMQAENLILASDAAIPMLHERVIQGESAQVKDALRDPRERTLINAATHIVADAK from the coding sequence ATGAATATGCGTAATCTCCTGTGGCCCGTTTCCGGCCTGCTATCAGCCACGCTGCTGCTGTCGGGCTGCTTCAACGAGCCGGAGGAAAAGCACACTTCGCATCATGACGGTCGAATCAAACTGGCGATGCTTCAACCACCGCGCTCCGGTCTGACGCCGCTGAGCGACGATGCCTTTAAACTGTCGCGCTGGAGCACGGCAGAAACGCTGGTGGTGCTCGACACACTCGGCGAAGCCCAGCCTGCACTGGCGACAAAATGGCAGCAAATCGATGATAAATCCTGGCGTTTTGAACTCCGCCCCAACGTCCATTTTCACGATAACACCACGTTAAACGCCGCCACGGTGGTGAACGCGCTCACCGTCGCATCCACCGCGGCTCCCAAGCCGCGCATTCTGGACGGCGTGCAGTTAACGGTAAAAGCCGATGGCGATAACGCCGTGATTGTCTCTACCGCTAAAGCGGATCCGCTGCTGCCTCAGCGCTTATCCAGCCCACAGTTGGCGATCCTCTCTACCGCGGCATACGGTAAAAATGGCGTGGTCAATCCGATCAACACCGGAAGCGGCCCGTTCGTTCTGCGTAGCGTCACTGGCACCAGCAGCGCGGTATTGGACAGATTCGACGGCTACTGGGGTGAGAAATCACTGGCCAGCGGGATCGACGTCAGCTTTGTCTCTGACGGTGCAGCGCGCGCGGCTGCATTACGCACCGGCACGGCAGACATTGTCGAAGCCATCCCGGTTTCTCAGGCACCGCTGCTGGATCAATCGCTGGTGCATGAAGTCCCGATGCCGCGCACTAACACGCTGTATCTGAATACGCGCCACGGCGTAATGCACGATCCTGCAATGCGTGCCGCCGTGCGTGATGCGATTAACCGCCAACAGCTGGTGGATAACGTCTATGAGAAGCGCGCCGACATCGCGCAGGGTCTGCTAGGTCCTGCGCTGCCGTGGGCGGCGGAACTGCGCCAGCCGGTGGCGAATCCGGTCAAAGCCGGTACGCCAGCGGGGGCGACTATCACGCTGGCAACCTTCAGCGATCGCGCCGAGCTACCTGAGGTGGCGGTCTATCTGGCACAGCAGCTTACCGCCGCAGGATTTACGGTGAAGCAGGTAGTGCGTGAGTATGCACAGATTGAGTCCGACGCGCTGGCGGGCAAGTTTGACGCCTTTATTTTATCCCGCGCCACCGTGCTGGATTCCGGCGATCCGGTGGCTTACCTGTACAGCGATTTTGCCTGCGAAGGGTCATTCAACATCGCGCAACTGTGCCGACCAGACATCGATCAGGCGCTGCAAAAAGCGGCCACGATTCCTGCGGGCGTTGCACGCCGTCAGGCCATCATGCAGGCAGAAAATCTGATCCTTGCCAGCGATGCCGCGATCCCGATGCTGCATGAGCGCGTTATTCAAGGTGAGAGCGCACAGGTCAAAGACGCCCTGCGTGACCCGCGTGAACGTACGCTGATTAACGCCGCTACGCACATTGTCGCCGACGCAAAATAA
- a CDS encoding MFS transporter — MSDLTASRPPRPYPPLLLGSQLVFNIGFYAVVPFLAIFLRDDMLLSGWAIGLVIGLRTFSQQGMFLVGGALADRFGARVIILCGCVVRISGYLLLALGDSLWPIILGACLTGVGGALFSPAIEALMAQAGTQSEKEGKRSRSEWFALFAICGELGAVLGPLLGSVLAGYGFQRVALAGAGVFVIALIVLFFSLPPTQRNQGELHIAPWWETFRQRRFVAFIIAYSAYLFSYNQLYLALPVELHRSGSSEKDLGPLFVLASLLVIGLQLPLARFARRVGAARMLPLGFALLAASFFSVALFASSTPPDGWQRLLPAISLITLLTLGQMLIVPVGMDLIPRFANNQNLGAHYGALASMGGIAVLLGNFVLGSQLDRALTPSPQAAIPWVLLAAVPLCSSLAMMVICRPFKSSSTLNE, encoded by the coding sequence ATGTCAGACCTGACCGCCAGCCGCCCGCCGCGGCCTTATCCCCCGTTGCTTCTGGGCAGCCAGCTTGTTTTCAATATTGGCTTTTATGCCGTCGTGCCGTTTCTGGCGATTTTCTTGCGCGACGACATGCTGCTTTCCGGCTGGGCCATCGGGCTGGTGATTGGCTTACGCACCTTTTCTCAACAGGGCATGTTTTTAGTCGGCGGGGCGCTGGCTGACCGCTTCGGCGCACGCGTGATTATCCTGTGCGGCTGTGTCGTGCGCATCAGCGGCTATCTGCTGCTGGCGCTGGGCGACTCGCTGTGGCCGATTATTCTCGGCGCCTGCCTGACCGGCGTTGGCGGTGCCCTGTTCTCCCCCGCGATTGAAGCATTAATGGCACAAGCCGGTACGCAAAGTGAAAAAGAGGGAAAACGCAGCCGCTCCGAGTGGTTCGCCCTGTTTGCCATTTGCGGTGAGTTGGGCGCGGTGTTAGGGCCGTTGCTCGGTTCGGTACTGGCCGGGTACGGATTCCAGCGCGTGGCGCTCGCAGGCGCGGGCGTCTTTGTCATCGCGCTCATCGTCCTGTTTTTCAGCCTGCCGCCGACGCAGCGCAATCAGGGTGAACTACATATCGCCCCGTGGTGGGAAACGTTCCGCCAGCGCCGCTTTGTCGCGTTCATTATTGCCTACAGCGCTTACCTGTTCAGCTACAACCAGCTCTATCTGGCGCTGCCGGTTGAACTGCATCGCTCCGGCAGCAGCGAGAAAGATCTCGGTCCGCTGTTTGTGCTGGCTTCCCTGCTGGTGATCGGGTTACAGCTCCCGCTGGCGCGTTTTGCCCGCCGGGTTGGCGCGGCACGCATGCTGCCACTGGGCTTTGCGCTGCTAGCTGCCTCGTTCTTTAGCGTCGCGCTGTTTGCCTCCAGCACGCCGCCTGACGGCTGGCAGCGCCTGCTTCCGGCTATCTCGTTAATTACGCTGTTGACGCTGGGGCAGATGTTAATCGTTCCGGTCGGGATGGACCTCATCCCGCGCTTTGCCAACAACCAGAATCTGGGTGCGCACTATGGCGCGCTGGCGTCGATGGGCGGCATTGCCGTCCTGCTCGGCAATTTTGTACTCGGTAGCCAGCTCGACCGTGCGCTGACGCCGTCACCACAGGCCGCTATTCCGTGGGTGCTGCTCGCCGCTGTGCCGCTGTGCAGTTCGCTGGCGATGATGGTCATCTGCCGCCCGTTTAAATCCTCTTCAACCTTGAATGAATAA
- a CDS encoding dipeptide/oligopeptide/nickel ABC transporter ATP-binding protein, which translates to MNHHLHAVPTPFLSLEHVSRYRQTSRFPWQEADPASAIFHDLSLNLQQHERVGLVGASGCGKSTLLKTLLALEAPEGGSVYCDGNLIKPGSVRSLLWYRRRVQYIPQDPAGSLAPRQRVADLLIEPLKRLRPDESQRITGNHSTRLREVMDQVGLSATLLDKVAGQLSGGQAQRVALARALMIQPEFLLADEPVSGLDLPLREQIKALLQQVTEQNKMGLLMVSHDISMLAGLCDRMLVMDGGCIIEDRPTAEVLASPQQAHTARLLQAVPALSTSGY; encoded by the coding sequence ATGAACCACCACCTGCATGCGGTTCCCACACCGTTTTTAAGCCTCGAACACGTCAGCCGCTATCGTCAGACGTCACGTTTTCCGTGGCAAGAGGCCGATCCTGCCAGTGCGATTTTTCATGACCTGTCGCTGAATCTGCAACAGCATGAACGCGTCGGGCTGGTCGGCGCTTCCGGCTGTGGTAAATCCACGCTACTAAAAACCCTGCTCGCGCTTGAAGCACCGGAGGGTGGTAGCGTGTACTGCGACGGCAACCTGATTAAGCCGGGCTCGGTACGTTCGCTGCTCTGGTATCGCCGTCGCGTTCAGTATATTCCGCAGGATCCGGCAGGCTCGCTTGCACCGCGTCAGCGCGTCGCCGATCTCCTCATCGAGCCGCTGAAACGACTTCGCCCCGATGAAAGTCAGCGCATCACTGGAAATCATTCGACCCGCCTGCGTGAAGTCATGGATCAGGTGGGGCTAAGCGCCACGCTTCTGGACAAGGTCGCCGGGCAGCTTTCCGGTGGGCAGGCACAGCGCGTCGCGCTGGCACGAGCGCTGATGATTCAACCCGAATTTTTACTGGCGGATGAACCTGTCAGCGGCCTGGATTTACCGCTGCGCGAACAGATTAAAGCCCTGCTTCAACAGGTCACCGAACAAAACAAGATGGGCTTGCTGATGGTATCGCACGACATTTCCATGCTCGCCGGCCTGTGCGACAGAATGCTGGTCATGGACGGCGGATGCATCATTGAAGATCGCCCCACCGCCGAGGTGCTGGCGTCACCGCAGCAGGCGCACACGGCCCGCCTGTTGCAGGCCGTGCCCGCGCTGTCGACGTCTGGCTATTAG
- a CDS encoding ATP-binding cassette domain-containing protein, producing the protein MINRNRHTDAILQVENLNLSIGGEAKVSDISFTLFAGERVCLLGASGSGKSLTAKAVIGTPPAGCQSSGSIRVNGEEVGQLKALARPQTGRVSAVFQDSATALNPLMPLGKQLSLALKTTSSAELSALLSAMQLDDIPNLLQRYPAELSGGQRQRICITLALLGKTRLLVADEPTTALDVITQQQVLQVLQERSAQPDAPALLFITHDIAVAAQLCQRGLVMENGRIVESGSMLQLLNAPQQPYTRSLVAAARRADTLLSDNVLLANVRPSAAVGALAG; encoded by the coding sequence ATGATTAACAGGAACAGACACACAGACGCCATTCTTCAGGTAGAGAACCTTAACCTATCTATTGGTGGCGAAGCCAAAGTCAGCGATATCAGTTTTACGCTGTTCGCAGGTGAACGTGTCTGTTTACTCGGCGCATCCGGTTCCGGTAAATCCCTCACCGCCAAAGCAGTCATCGGCACACCGCCAGCGGGCTGTCAGAGTAGCGGCAGCATTCGGGTCAATGGTGAAGAGGTTGGTCAGTTGAAAGCGCTGGCACGCCCGCAGACTGGCCGCGTCTCGGCCGTATTCCAAGACTCGGCAACGGCGCTTAATCCTCTCATGCCGTTAGGAAAACAGCTGTCACTCGCGTTGAAAACCACTTCTTCCGCTGAGCTTTCTGCGCTTCTTAGCGCCATGCAGTTGGATGATATCCCCAACCTGTTGCAACGCTATCCTGCCGAACTGTCCGGCGGCCAGCGTCAGCGCATTTGTATTACCCTTGCGCTGCTCGGCAAGACGCGTCTGCTGGTGGCGGACGAACCCACCACCGCGCTTGATGTCATTACCCAGCAGCAGGTATTGCAGGTCTTACAGGAACGTAGCGCGCAGCCGGATGCCCCTGCCCTGTTGTTTATTACGCATGATATCGCCGTCGCCGCCCAGCTCTGCCAGCGCGGTCTGGTGATGGAAAACGGTCGGATCGTTGAATCCGGCAGTATGCTGCAATTGCTGAATGCGCCACAGCAGCCGTATACCCGCAGTCTGGTCGCTGCCGCACGTCGCGCTGACACGCTTTTATCTGACAATGTGTTACTGGCAAATGTACGACCTTCAGCCGCTGTCGGAGCGCTCGCCGGATGA
- a CDS encoding aryl-sulfate sulfotransferase translates to MGHPSVYPTGTTIYNPEKAWGGYTVFQALERGAVLVDMNGTELRLWEGLHGFPNKILPGGYILGHSGERDSRYGMQDMVDLIQVDWDGNVVWKFNGYEHITDPDLPPEWMARVHHDYQRSGNPVGYYTPGQEPQSIGGNTLLLAHTNLHNARISDKLLLDDTIIEVDWEGNILWEWRCSDHFDELGFDDDAKTALYNNPNLRKSGGGMGDWMHINSMSALGPNPWFDQGDTRFHPDNIIWDARESNIIAIIDKQSGHIVWQLGPNYNTPELKHIGWIIGQHHAHMIPAGLPGAGNILVFDNGGWAGYGAPNPASADGVKNAWRDYSRVLEINPVTLDIVWRYSPYEAGIPHPTDAFRFYSPYISNIQRLPNGNTLINEGANGRLFEVTVDHEIVWEFISPYWGKTVNTNMLYRAYRVPYEWVPQLPRPQETEVIAPDNTQLRQPGAAAPGFASVIRIEGTRPYKKSGDALCVATDSEDLKRSPKLFAVNRERFAPLTADRWPELAAQHGPQLLLVGAERCVHCKSLYRQLDSMRDNEEYPQLPSHYLDADHHIALAEKLAVRTLPTLLWIENGEELARLSGAQQPERLRQWLAEQR, encoded by the coding sequence GATCCTGCCCGGCGGTTACATCCTCGGACACAGCGGTGAACGCGATTCGCGTTACGGCATGCAGGACATGGTCGATCTGATTCAGGTGGACTGGGACGGCAACGTCGTCTGGAAATTCAACGGCTATGAACACATTACCGATCCCGATCTTCCGCCCGAATGGATGGCGCGCGTCCATCATGACTACCAGCGCAGCGGTAATCCGGTCGGCTACTACACACCGGGTCAGGAACCGCAGTCGATCGGCGGCAACACGCTATTGCTAGCGCATACCAACCTGCACAATGCGCGCATTAGCGACAAACTGCTGCTCGACGACACCATTATTGAGGTGGACTGGGAAGGTAACATCTTGTGGGAATGGCGTTGCAGCGATCATTTCGATGAGCTGGGCTTTGACGACGATGCGAAAACCGCGCTGTATAACAACCCTAACCTGCGCAAAAGCGGCGGCGGCATGGGCGACTGGATGCATATCAACTCCATGTCGGCACTCGGCCCCAACCCGTGGTTCGATCAAGGCGATACACGCTTCCACCCGGATAACATTATCTGGGACGCACGCGAGTCCAACATCATCGCCATCATCGACAAGCAGAGCGGCCATATCGTCTGGCAGCTTGGCCCGAATTACAACACACCGGAACTCAAACACATTGGCTGGATTATCGGCCAGCATCACGCACATATGATCCCCGCAGGCTTGCCGGGCGCGGGCAATATTCTGGTGTTTGATAACGGCGGTTGGGCTGGCTACGGCGCGCCCAATCCGGCGTCGGCCGACGGCGTGAAAAACGCCTGGCGTGACTATTCCCGCGTGCTGGAAATCAACCCGGTAACGCTGGATATTGTCTGGCGCTATTCGCCCTACGAAGCAGGCATCCCACACCCGACCGATGCCTTCCGTTTTTACAGTCCGTACATCAGCAATATCCAGCGTCTGCCGAACGGCAATACGCTGATTAATGAAGGCGCCAACGGTCGACTCTTTGAAGTCACCGTCGATCACGAGATTGTCTGGGAGTTTATTTCCCCCTACTGGGGCAAGACGGTGAACACCAACATGCTGTATCGCGCTTACCGCGTGCCCTACGAGTGGGTACCACAGCTGCCGCGTCCACAGGAAACTGAGGTGATCGCCCCCGACAACACCCAGTTACGCCAACCCGGCGCCGCCGCGCCCGGCTTCGCCAGCGTCATTCGTATTGAGGGCACGCGCCCCTACAAAAAGAGCGGCGATGCCCTGTGCGTCGCAACCGATAGCGAAGACCTCAAGCGCAGCCCTAAGCTCTTTGCCGTCAACCGTGAGCGTTTTGCGCCACTCACCGCCGACCGTTGGCCTGAACTGGCAGCGCAACATGGCCCACAGCTGCTGCTGGTCGGCGCGGAGCGCTGCGTCCACTGCAAGAGCCTCTACCGACAGTTAGACTCGATGCGGGATAACGAGGAATACCCCCAGTTGCCAAGTCATTATCTGGACGCCGATCACCACATTGCGCTGGCGGAGAAATTGGCGGTCAGAACGCTGCCGACCTTACTCTGGATCGAAAACGGTGAAGAGCTTGCTCGCTTGAGCGGCGCACAGCAGCCCGAACGCCTGCGCCAGTGGTTGGCCGAGCAACGCTAA